Proteins encoded by one window of Bacillota bacterium:
- the lipB gene encoding lipoyl(octanoyl) transferase LipB: MRWAWACMSSRGRVLAVRWLGRRGYEQVYLLQKELVEARIRQEIPDTLILVEHFPVFTLGRGARDEQFRVPVRQIEALGLKIIPVDRGGQVTYHGPGQLVGYPIFDLTRHRQDLHWTLWALEEILIRFLKDFGIAGERRKDYPGVWVGEKKIAAIGIGVRRWVTYHGFALNINSDLNYFRLIYPCGIRDQGVTSLAEILGERVEITGDLLEKVVFYTGEVFQLEGEILSDEPRISGVAQEKIHKQSSCR, translated from the coding sequence TTGCGGTGGGCCTGGGCCTGCATGTCTAGCCGGGGAAGGGTACTTGCCGTTCGCTGGTTAGGGCGGCGGGGCTACGAGCAGGTATACCTGCTTCAAAAGGAATTAGTCGAGGCAAGAATTCGCCAGGAGATTCCGGATACCTTAATACTGGTAGAGCATTTTCCCGTCTTTACGCTGGGAAGGGGTGCGCGAGACGAGCAGTTTCGCGTCCCGGTCCGGCAGATAGAGGCGCTGGGGCTTAAAATTATCCCGGTGGACCGGGGGGGTCAGGTGACGTACCACGGGCCGGGACAACTGGTTGGTTACCCGATTTTTGACCTCACCCGGCACCGCCAAGATTTGCACTGGACGCTCTGGGCACTGGAAGAGATTTTAATCCGCTTCTTAAAAGATTTCGGGATCGCGGGAGAAAGGCGCAAAGACTACCCCGGGGTCTGGGTGGGAGAAAAAAAGATTGCGGCAATCGGCATCGGGGTCCGGCGGTGGGTGACCTATCATGGATTTGCCTTAAATATTAACTCTGACCTGAACTATTTCCGGCTCATTTATCCTTGCGGAATTCGCGACCAGGGGGTAACTTCTCTTGCCGAAATTTTGGGAGAGAGGGTCGAGATCACCGGTGACCTCCTTGAGAAAGTTGTTTTTTATACCGGTGAAGTGTTTCAGCTTGAGGGGGAAATTCTTTCAGATGAACCCCGGATATCCGGAGTGGCTCAAGAAAAAATTCATAAACAGTCCTCATGTAGATGA